A part of bacterium genomic DNA contains:
- a CDS encoding type II toxin-antitoxin system RelE/ParE family toxin, translated as MKTLEKSEADLYKYKIFETEQFLKDLEEIGGSRGKKIYKKIENYIYPQIKENPYCGLNIKKLKNFIPPTWRYRIGDYRLFYEIDDGTKIISVTSIETRQNAYG; from the coding sequence GTGAAGACGCTCGAAAAAAGCGAGGCAGATTTGTATAAATATAAAATCTTTGAAACAGAGCAATTCTTAAAAGATCTCGAAGAAATAGGGGGTAGCCGTGGAAAAAAGATCTACAAAAAAATAGAAAATTATATTTATCCCCAGATTAAAGAAAACCCATATTGCGGATTGAATATTAAGAAGCTAAAAAATTTTATTCCACCCACATGGCGATACCGCATAGGTGACTATCGATTATTCTATGAAATTGATGATGGAACGAAAATAATTTCTGTTACGAGTATAGAAACGAGGCAAAATGCGTATGGCTAA
- a CDS encoding ribbon-helix-helix protein, CopG family has translation MAKTVTLRIDESLLDRFKRHACLENRSISNFIETATLKYVEDIELADDFEMAEILGDEKLLGKLRKGSEDARKKRGRFV, from the coding sequence AGATGAATCGCTTTTGGATCGTTTTAAAAGGCATGCTTGTTTAGAAAACAGGTCAATATCGAATTTTATAGAGACTGCGACACTTAAATATGTTGAGGATATTGAATTAGCGGACGATTTTGAAATGGCAGAAATATTAGGCGATGAGAAGCTATTGGGGAAATTGAGGAAAGGCAGTGAAGACGCTCGAAAAAAGCGAGGCAGATTTGTATAA